The following coding sequences lie in one Synechococcus sp. CC9902 genomic window:
- the rpoB gene encoding DNA-directed RNA polymerase subunit beta: MSSSAIQVAKTATFLPDLVEVQRASFKWFLDKGLIEELESFSPITDYTGKLELHFIGSEYRLKRPRHDVEEAKRRDATFASQMYVTCRLVNKETGEIKEQEVFIGELPLMTERGTFIINGAERVIVNQIVRSPGVYFKDEMDKNGRRTYNASVIPNRGAWLKFETDKNDLLHVRVDKTRKINAHVLMRAMGLSDNDVLDKLRHPEFYKKSIDAANDEGISSEDQALLELYKKLRPGEPPSVSGGQQLLQTRFFDAKRYDLGRVGRYKINKKLRLTIPDTVRTLTHEDVLSTLDYLINLELDVGGASLDDIDHLGNRRVRSVGELLQNQVRVGLNRLERIIKERMTVGETDSLTPAQLVNPKPLVAAIKEFFGSSQLSQFMDQTNPLAELTHKRRISALGPGGLTRERAGFAVRDIHPSHYGRLCPIETPEGPNAGLINSLATHARVNEYGFIETPFWKVENGVVIKSGDPIYLSADREDEVRVAPGDVATEDNGEIKADLIPVRYRQDFEKVPPEQVDYVALSPVQVISVATSLIPFLEHDDANRALMGSNMQRQAVPLLRPERALVGTGLETQVARDSGMVPISRVNGTVVYVDANAIVVLDEDGQEHTHFLQKYQRSNQDTCLNQRPIVHQGDPVIVGQVLADGSACEGGEIALGQNVLIAYMPWEGYNYEDALLVSERLVTDDLYTSVHIEKYEIEARQTKLGPEEITREIPNVAEESLGNLDEMGIIRVGAFVESGDILVGKVTPKGESDQPPEEKLLRAIFGEKARDVRDNSLRVPGTERGRVVDVRIYTREQGDELPPGANMVVRVYVAQRRKIQVGDKMAGRHGNKGIISRILPREDMPYLPDGTPVDIVLNPLGVPSRMNVGQVFELLMGWAASNLDCRVKIIPFDEMHGAEKSQQTVTTFLTEAAKLSGKDWVYNPENPGKLVLRDGRTGLPFDQPVAVGYSHFLKLVHLVDDKIHARSTGPYSLVTQQPLGGKAQQGGQRLGEMEVWALEAYGAAYTLQELLTVKSDDMQGRNEALNAIVKGKPIPRPGTPESFKVLMRELQSLGLDIAVYTEEGKEVDLMQDVNPRRSTPSRPTYESLGVADYDED; the protein is encoded by the coding sequence ATGAGCAGCAGCGCGATTCAGGTCGCCAAGACCGCCACCTTCCTCCCAGACTTGGTGGAGGTTCAGCGGGCCAGCTTTAAGTGGTTCTTAGATAAAGGTTTGATTGAGGAGCTAGAAAGCTTCTCTCCAATTACCGACTACACCGGCAAGCTTGAGCTGCACTTCATCGGTAGTGAATATCGACTTAAGCGCCCTCGCCACGATGTGGAAGAGGCCAAGCGCCGCGACGCGACGTTTGCATCGCAGATGTATGTCACCTGCCGACTCGTTAACAAGGAAACGGGTGAGATTAAAGAGCAGGAGGTATTTATAGGCGAATTGCCTCTAATGACTGAACGTGGCACGTTCATCATTAATGGTGCTGAACGCGTGATCGTGAACCAGATCGTGCGTAGTCCAGGTGTCTATTTCAAAGATGAAATGGATAAAAATGGTCGTCGTACTTACAACGCCAGTGTGATCCCCAACCGTGGGGCATGGCTGAAGTTTGAGACAGATAAAAACGATCTTCTACACGTTCGAGTTGATAAAACTCGCAAGATCAATGCCCATGTACTCATGCGTGCCATGGGTCTTTCCGACAACGATGTGTTGGATAAGCTCCGTCACCCGGAGTTTTATAAGAAGTCGATTGATGCCGCTAACGATGAAGGCATCAGTTCTGAAGATCAGGCTCTGCTTGAGCTCTACAAAAAGCTGCGTCCCGGCGAACCACCATCGGTGAGTGGTGGTCAGCAGCTTCTGCAAACCCGCTTCTTTGATGCAAAGCGCTACGACCTTGGTCGGGTTGGTCGCTACAAAATCAACAAAAAACTCCGCCTCACGATTCCAGACACCGTCCGCACCCTCACCCATGAGGATGTCCTGTCGACTCTGGATTACCTAATCAACCTGGAGTTGGATGTTGGCGGTGCCAGCCTCGATGACATTGATCACCTCGGCAACCGTCGCGTTCGTTCTGTCGGTGAATTGCTTCAGAACCAGGTTCGTGTCGGACTGAACCGACTTGAGCGGATCATCAAAGAGCGAATGACGGTTGGTGAAACCGATTCACTCACTCCAGCTCAACTGGTGAATCCAAAGCCCCTCGTGGCAGCCATTAAGGAATTCTTTGGCTCCAGTCAGCTGAGCCAGTTCATGGATCAGACCAATCCCCTGGCTGAGCTCACCCACAAGCGCCGTATTTCTGCCCTCGGTCCAGGTGGCCTCACCCGGGAGCGTGCCGGTTTTGCTGTTCGTGATATCCATCCTTCTCACTACGGGCGTCTTTGTCCGATTGAAACTCCAGAAGGTCCGAATGCCGGTCTAATTAACTCTTTGGCGACGCATGCGCGTGTCAATGAGTACGGCTTCATTGAAACACCGTTCTGGAAAGTCGAGAACGGTGTTGTGATTAAGTCTGGCGATCCTATTTATCTCTCGGCCGATCGAGAAGATGAAGTTCGAGTTGCTCCTGGTGATGTTGCCACCGAGGACAACGGTGAAATCAAAGCTGATTTGATTCCCGTTCGCTATCGCCAAGATTTTGAAAAAGTTCCACCAGAACAAGTTGATTACGTCGCTCTATCACCCGTACAGGTGATTTCAGTGGCGACCTCTTTGATCCCGTTCTTGGAACACGACGACGCCAACCGCGCTCTGATGGGTTCCAATATGCAGCGCCAAGCTGTTCCTCTGCTGAGGCCAGAACGCGCTCTTGTCGGAACTGGACTCGAGACTCAGGTGGCTCGAGATTCCGGAATGGTTCCAATTTCAAGAGTGAATGGAACCGTTGTTTATGTCGATGCCAACGCCATCGTTGTTCTCGATGAAGACGGTCAGGAGCACACGCATTTCCTACAGAAGTATCAGCGTTCCAACCAAGACACCTGCCTAAATCAGCGTCCAATCGTCCATCAGGGTGATCCGGTGATTGTTGGTCAGGTCTTGGCGGATGGTTCCGCCTGTGAAGGCGGTGAAATTGCCTTGGGACAAAATGTTCTGATCGCTTACATGCCCTGGGAGGGATACAACTACGAGGATGCCTTGCTCGTCAGTGAGCGCCTGGTGACCGACGATCTCTACACCTCGGTACACATCGAGAAGTACGAGATTGAAGCCCGCCAGACCAAACTGGGCCCAGAGGAAATCACCCGTGAGATCCCCAATGTTGCTGAGGAAAGCCTTGGCAATCTTGACGAAATGGGAATTATTCGTGTTGGTGCTTTTGTTGAAAGTGGCGACATTTTGGTGGGTAAGGTCACTCCCAAAGGTGAGTCGGATCAACCACCCGAGGAAAAACTGCTCCGCGCCATCTTTGGTGAGAAAGCTCGCGACGTGCGAGATAACTCACTTCGTGTTCCTGGCACGGAGCGCGGTCGAGTTGTTGATGTTCGGATCTATACCCGCGAACAAGGTGATGAGCTTCCACCTGGCGCAAACATGGTGGTTCGCGTCTACGTGGCGCAGCGCCGCAAGATTCAGGTCGGCGACAAAATGGCTGGTCGCCATGGCAATAAGGGAATTATCAGCCGCATTCTTCCCCGTGAAGACATGCCTTACCTACCCGATGGCACCCCGGTCGACATCGTGCTGAACCCTCTGGGTGTGCCGAGTCGTATGAACGTTGGCCAGGTGTTCGAATTATTGATGGGCTGGGCTGCGTCCAACCTCGACTGCCGCGTCAAGATCATTCCTTTTGATGAAATGCACGGGGCTGAGAAGTCTCAGCAGACGGTGACCACGTTCCTCACCGAGGCAGCAAAACTGTCAGGAAAAGACTGGGTCTACAACCCCGAAAATCCTGGAAAACTTGTCCTTCGTGACGGTCGTACTGGTCTTCCTTTTGATCAACCGGTTGCCGTGGGCTATTCGCACTTCTTGAAATTGGTGCACCTTGTCGATGACAAGATTCACGCCCGTTCCACTGGCCCTTACTCCTTGGTGACTCAGCAGCCACTTGGTGGTAAGGCCCAACAAGGTGGCCAGCGTTTGGGTGAAATGGAAGTTTGGGCTCTTGAGGCTTATGGCGCTGCTTACACCCTGCAAGAATTGCTCACCGTCAAATCCGATGACATGCAAGGTCGTAACGAGGCCTTGAACGCCATTGTGAAAGGCAAGCCAATTCCTCGCCCGGGGACGCCCGAATCCTTCAAGGTGCTCATGCGTGAGCTCCAATCCCTTGGTTTGGATATCGCGGTCTATACCGAAGAAGGCAAAGAAGTCGATCTGATGCAGGACGTGAACCCGCGTCGAAGTACCCCAAGTCGTCCGACCTATGAGTCGCTTGGGGTCGCTGATTACGACGAGGACTGA
- a CDS encoding DNA-directed RNA polymerase subunit gamma, with protein sequence MTNSNLRTENHFDYVKITLASPERVMEWGQRTLPNGQVVGEVTKPETINYRTLKPEMDGLFCEKIFGPSKDWECHCGKYKRVRHRGIVCERCGVEVTESRVRRHRMGFIKLAAPVSHVWYLKGIPSYVAILLDMPLRDVEQIVYFNCYVVLDPGDHKDLKYKQLLTEDEWLEIEDEIYAEESEIENEPVVGIGAEALKQLLEDLSLEEVAQQLREDINGSKGQKRAKLIKRLRVIDNFIATGARPDWMVLDVIPVIPPDLRPMVQLDGGRFATSDLNDLYRRVINRNNRLARLQEILAPEIIVRNEKRMLQEAVDALIDNGRRGRTVVGANNRPLKSLSDIIEGKQGRFRQNLLGKRVDYSGRSVIVVGPKLKMHQCGLPKEMAIELFQPFVIHRLIRQNIVNNIKAAKKLIQRADDEVMQVLQEVIDGHPIMLNRAPTLHRLGIQAFEPKLVDGRAIQLHPLVCPAFNADFDGDQMAVHVPLAIEAQTEARMLMLASNNILSPATGEPIITPSQDMVLGSYYLTALQPDATQPEFGDRSATFAGLDDVIHAFDDTRIGLHDWVWVRFNGEVEDDDELQEPLKSETLSDGTRIEQWTYRRDRFDEEGALISRYVLTTVGRVVMNHTIIDAVASA encoded by the coding sequence ATGACCAACAGCAACCTCCGTACCGAAAATCACTTCGATTACGTCAAGATCACACTTGCATCGCCCGAGCGGGTGATGGAGTGGGGTCAGCGCACCCTTCCTAATGGACAGGTGGTTGGCGAAGTCACCAAACCGGAAACCATCAATTACCGGACGTTGAAGCCCGAGATGGACGGGCTTTTTTGCGAGAAGATTTTTGGCCCTTCTAAGGACTGGGAATGCCACTGCGGTAAGTACAAACGTGTGCGTCACCGCGGCATTGTTTGTGAACGTTGTGGTGTTGAGGTCACGGAGAGCAGGGTTCGCCGTCATCGGATGGGCTTCATCAAGCTCGCCGCTCCGGTATCCCATGTTTGGTACCTCAAGGGGATCCCGAGCTATGTGGCCATTCTTTTGGATATGCCGCTCCGCGATGTTGAGCAGATTGTTTACTTCAACTGCTATGTCGTTCTTGATCCAGGTGATCACAAGGATCTGAAGTACAAGCAGCTGCTGACGGAAGATGAATGGCTGGAAATCGAAGATGAGATTTATGCAGAAGAGTCTGAAATTGAGAATGAACCGGTTGTTGGCATTGGTGCCGAAGCCCTGAAGCAACTTCTTGAGGATCTCAGCCTTGAAGAAGTCGCGCAGCAGCTACGTGAAGACATCAATGGCAGTAAGGGCCAAAAACGCGCCAAGCTGATCAAACGTCTTCGCGTGATCGATAACTTCATCGCGACGGGTGCTCGCCCCGATTGGATGGTGCTTGACGTTATCCCAGTGATTCCACCGGATCTCCGTCCGATGGTTCAGCTGGATGGTGGACGTTTTGCTACGTCCGATCTCAATGATCTTTACCGCCGCGTGATCAATCGGAACAACCGCTTGGCTCGGTTGCAAGAAATCCTGGCGCCCGAGATCATTGTCCGCAATGAGAAGCGGATGCTTCAAGAAGCCGTTGATGCATTGATCGATAACGGTCGTCGAGGTCGCACGGTTGTTGGTGCGAATAATCGGCCGCTGAAATCACTAAGCGACATTATTGAAGGTAAGCAGGGACGTTTCCGTCAGAACCTTCTCGGCAAGCGTGTTGATTATTCAGGCCGCTCCGTGATCGTGGTGGGTCCAAAACTGAAAATGCATCAGTGTGGATTGCCAAAGGAAATGGCGATTGAGTTGTTCCAGCCATTTGTGATTCACCGTCTGATTCGTCAGAACATCGTTAACAACATCAAGGCGGCCAAGAAACTCATTCAGCGTGCCGATGATGAAGTGATGCAGGTTCTGCAAGAGGTGATTGATGGTCACCCAATCATGTTGAACCGGGCTCCAACCCTGCACCGATTGGGCATTCAGGCCTTTGAACCCAAGTTGGTTGATGGTCGTGCAATCCAACTCCATCCTCTGGTTTGTCCGGCGTTTAACGCCGACTTTGACGGCGACCAAATGGCCGTCCATGTTCCGCTTGCGATCGAGGCTCAGACCGAGGCCCGCATGTTGATGTTGGCTAGCAACAACATCCTCTCTCCTGCAACAGGGGAGCCGATCATCACTCCATCGCAGGACATGGTGTTGGGGTCTTATTACCTAACCGCCTTGCAGCCCGATGCAACCCAACCCGAATTCGGCGATCGCAGTGCAACGTTTGCAGGCCTTGACGATGTCATTCATGCCTTCGACGACACCCGCATTGGCCTCCACGATTGGGTCTGGGTTCGTTTCAACGGAGAAGTTGAAGATGATGATGAACTGCAGGAACCACTGAAGTCGGAAACCTTGAGTGATGGAACACGGATTGAACAGTGGACTTACCGACGCGATCGCTTCGACGAAGAGGGAGCGCTGATAAGCCGTTACGTCCTCACCACTGTTGGCCGGGTGGTTATGAATCACACCATCATTGATGCGGTGGCCTCAGCCTGA